In the Myxococcus fulvus genome, one interval contains:
- a CDS encoding UbiA family prenyltransferase has product MVPETPLSADSPDVALAVDLDGTLVRTDTLHENLLVLFKRAPWLVLLLPLWVLKGKAYFKAEVARRAALDASLLPYNEELLGFLQEEKARGRRLVLATAADQRIAQAVASHLGLFAEVHASDGQENLSGARKLAKLKASLGTFDYAGNDAVDVPLWRESRQVVVVHAPSGVLKQAHGLGRAVHRVFEKPKTSPRVWVKALRVHQWAKNALVFVPLLAAHKAASLDLLLKAVLGFAAFSLCASSVYVLNDLLDLDSDRRHPTKKNRPFAACTLPVSVGVVMAPLLLLAGAAVCLLLPPAFAALLATYYALTLAYSLRLKQVVMLDVLVLAGLYTVRIFGGSLAVGVPTSSWLLMFSTFLFLSLALVKRLSEVRRLRLSNETSAHGRGYLAQDYEQLASLGAAAGQVSVLVLALYITSKEVTVYYDHPERLWLLCPVMLYWVGRIWVLAHRGQVNEDPLVFALRDRVSYAVGLVAALVLWAAT; this is encoded by the coding sequence ATGGTTCCCGAGACTCCCCTCTCCGCTGACTCGCCAGACGTGGCGCTCGCCGTCGACCTCGACGGGACGCTGGTGCGCACCGACACGCTGCACGAGAACCTGCTCGTCCTCTTCAAGCGCGCGCCCTGGCTGGTGCTCCTGCTGCCCCTGTGGGTCCTCAAGGGCAAGGCGTACTTCAAGGCGGAGGTGGCCCGGCGGGCCGCGCTGGACGCCTCGCTCTTGCCGTACAACGAGGAGCTGCTCGGCTTCCTCCAGGAGGAGAAGGCGCGCGGGCGCAGGCTGGTGCTCGCCACCGCGGCGGACCAGCGCATCGCGCAGGCTGTGGCCTCGCACCTGGGGCTGTTCGCCGAGGTGCACGCGAGCGACGGCCAGGAGAACCTGTCCGGGGCACGCAAGCTCGCGAAGCTGAAGGCGTCGCTCGGCACGTTCGACTACGCGGGCAACGACGCGGTGGACGTGCCCTTGTGGCGCGAGTCGCGGCAGGTGGTGGTGGTGCACGCGCCCTCGGGCGTGCTGAAGCAGGCGCACGGGCTGGGGCGCGCCGTGCACCGCGTCTTCGAGAAGCCGAAGACCTCCCCCCGCGTCTGGGTGAAGGCCCTGCGCGTGCACCAGTGGGCGAAGAACGCGCTGGTGTTCGTGCCGCTGCTCGCCGCGCACAAGGCCGCGTCGTTGGATTTGCTGCTCAAGGCGGTGCTGGGCTTCGCGGCCTTCAGCCTGTGCGCATCCAGCGTGTACGTGCTCAATGACCTGCTGGATTTGGACTCCGACCGGCGGCACCCGACGAAGAAGAACCGCCCGTTCGCGGCGTGCACGCTGCCGGTGAGCGTGGGCGTGGTGATGGCGCCCTTGCTGCTGCTGGCGGGCGCGGCGGTGTGTCTGTTGTTGCCGCCCGCCTTCGCGGCGCTCCTGGCGACGTACTACGCGTTGACGCTGGCGTACTCGCTGAGGCTCAAGCAGGTGGTGATGCTGGACGTGCTGGTGCTGGCGGGCCTGTACACGGTGCGCATCTTCGGCGGCTCGCTGGCGGTGGGCGTGCCCACGTCGAGCTGGCTGTTGATGTTCAGCACGTTCCTGTTCCTGTCGCTGGCGCTGGTGAAGCGGCTGTCCGAGGTGCGCCGGCTGCGGCTGTCCAACGAGACGTCCGCGCACGGGCGCGGCTACCTGGCGCAGGACTACGAGCAGCTGGCCAGCCTGGGCGCGGCGGCGGGCCAGGTGTCGGTGCTGGTGCTGGCGCTGTACATCACCTCCAAGGAGGTGACGGTGTACTACGACCACCCCGAGCGGCTGTGGTTGCTCTGCCCGGTGATGCTGTACTGGGTGGGCCGCATCTGGGTGCTGGCGCATCGCGGGCAGGTGAACGAGGACCCGCTCGTCTTCGCGCTGAGGGACCGGGTGAGCTACGCGGTGGGGCTGGTCGCGGCCCTGGTGCTGTGGGCGGCCACGTGA